The following proteins are co-located in the Labrys monachus genome:
- a CDS encoding recombinase family protein, with translation MSENKHLQNTNRRTRFADVRLKGIRMNIAVAYLRVSTGRQGKSGLGIEAQRDAIRRFAEAEGIAIIGEHMEVESGKGTDALDRRPQLAAALAAAKRSKCPIIVAKLDRLSRDVAFIAGLMAQKTPFIVAELGADADPFMLHLYAALAQKERAMISERTKAALAARKAQGKRLGTHGSAETAAAARASLSADANAFADEMLPMIQGIQASGVTSFEGIAAVLNTRGVHTRRGGAWHATTVRNLLLRKTVKTAS, from the coding sequence ATGAGTGAAAACAAGCACTTGCAAAATACGAACCGACGTACTAGATTTGCAGATGTCAGGTTGAAGGGCATCCGCATGAACATCGCCGTCGCATATCTCCGCGTTTCCACGGGCCGGCAGGGCAAGAGTGGGCTCGGCATCGAGGCGCAGCGGGACGCAATCCGCCGCTTCGCCGAGGCTGAGGGAATCGCTATCATCGGCGAGCATATGGAGGTTGAGAGCGGCAAGGGAACGGACGCGCTCGATCGCCGGCCGCAACTCGCCGCCGCGCTCGCCGCTGCCAAGCGATCGAAGTGCCCCATCATCGTCGCGAAGCTGGATCGCCTGTCCCGCGACGTCGCCTTTATCGCTGGTCTGATGGCGCAGAAAACGCCCTTTATCGTGGCCGAACTGGGCGCCGATGCCGATCCCTTCATGCTGCATCTCTATGCCGCCCTGGCACAGAAAGAGCGCGCCATGATCTCGGAACGCACCAAGGCGGCCCTGGCAGCCCGCAAGGCGCAGGGCAAGCGCCTGGGCACTCATGGTAGCGCAGAGACGGCAGCAGCCGCCCGAGCAAGCCTCAGCGCCGATGCAAACGCCTTTGCAGACGAGATGCTGCCCATGATCCAGGGTATCCAGGCATCGGGCGTTACGAGCTTTGAAGGCATCGCCGCGGTGCTCAACACGCGCGGCGTTCACACTCGCCGGGGCGGTGCTTGGCACGCAACCACGGTGCGCAACCTGCTTCTTCGAAAGACTGTTAAGACAGCCTCTTGA
- a CDS encoding bifunctional 5-dehydro-2-deoxygluconokinase/5-dehydro-2-deoxyphosphogluconate aldolase: MKPPALDVITIGRSSVDLYGQQIGGRLEDMASFTKAVGGCPTNIAIGTARLGLKSAVITRVGDEAMGRFIREQLQREGVETAGVHTDEARLTALVILGVRDDKQFPLIFYRDNCADMALDESDIGEDFIASAAAIVVTGTHFAAPNTDAAQRKAIRIARAHGRKVIFDVDYRPNLWGLAGHGAGEERYIRAEHVTRHLQSILPDCDLVVGTEEELHIAGGSEDTLETLRRIRAVSGATIVCKRGPMGCVVFPGAIPDSIEDGIKGPGFPVEVYNVLGAGDAFLSGFLRGWLRGEPLETACTYANACGAFAVSRLLCSPESPTFAELAFFLDHGSRERALRRDEALNHIHWATTRRPAPDSLMAFAIDHRSQMEAMADEAGVSRDRIAAFKVLAVRAAARVAGGRPGFGMLIDGAHGREALFRATDHPFWIGRPVEVPGSRPLEFEGSGDIGSSLIEWPVGHTIKCLCFYHPHDPPALKARQERELVRLHAAARTVGRELLVEIIAGKHGPLEDDTVSSVVERLYAIGVKPDWWKLEPLKTAAAWRAVGAAIGDNDPLCRGIVLLGLEAPEQDLEAAFAVAVGEPRVKGFAVGRTIFNDPARAWLRGALDDDGAVDAMAATFGRLVAAWQRAAASRLGSQAAAASAILRPAEG; this comes from the coding sequence ATGAAGCCGCCCGCTCTCGATGTCATCACCATCGGCCGCTCGTCGGTCGATCTCTACGGCCAGCAGATCGGCGGCCGGCTGGAAGACATGGCGTCGTTCACCAAGGCGGTCGGCGGATGCCCGACCAACATCGCCATCGGAACCGCCCGCCTCGGGCTCAAATCGGCGGTGATCACGCGCGTGGGCGACGAGGCGATGGGCCGCTTCATCCGCGAGCAGCTGCAGCGCGAGGGCGTGGAGACCGCGGGCGTCCACACCGACGAGGCGCGGCTGACGGCCCTGGTCATCCTGGGCGTGCGCGACGACAAGCAGTTTCCGCTGATCTTCTATCGCGACAACTGCGCCGACATGGCTCTCGACGAGAGCGACATCGGGGAGGACTTCATCGCCTCGGCGGCGGCGATCGTCGTCACCGGCACCCATTTCGCCGCGCCCAATACGGACGCCGCCCAGCGCAAGGCGATCCGCATCGCGCGGGCGCACGGCCGCAAGGTCATCTTCGACGTCGACTATCGTCCCAATCTCTGGGGCCTGGCCGGCCATGGCGCCGGCGAGGAGCGCTATATCCGCGCCGAGCACGTCACCCGTCATCTCCAGTCGATCCTGCCCGATTGCGACCTCGTCGTCGGCACCGAAGAGGAACTGCACATCGCGGGGGGCTCCGAGGACACGCTGGAAACGCTCCGGCGCATCCGGGCCGTCAGCGGGGCGACCATTGTGTGCAAGCGCGGCCCGATGGGATGCGTCGTCTTCCCCGGCGCCATCCCCGACAGCATCGAGGACGGCATCAAGGGTCCGGGCTTCCCGGTCGAGGTCTACAACGTGCTCGGCGCGGGCGACGCCTTTCTGTCGGGCTTCCTGCGGGGCTGGCTCCGCGGCGAACCGCTGGAGACGGCCTGCACCTATGCCAATGCCTGCGGCGCCTTCGCGGTGTCGCGCCTGCTCTGCTCGCCCGAAAGCCCGACCTTCGCCGAACTCGCCTTCTTCCTCGATCACGGCAGCAGGGAACGGGCGCTGCGCAGGGACGAGGCGCTCAACCACATCCATTGGGCGACGACGCGCCGCCCCGCTCCCGACAGCCTGATGGCCTTCGCCATCGACCATCGGTCCCAGATGGAAGCGATGGCGGACGAGGCCGGCGTCTCCCGCGACAGGATCGCGGCCTTCAAGGTGCTGGCCGTCCGCGCCGCCGCCCGGGTCGCCGGCGGCAGGCCGGGCTTCGGCATGCTGATCGACGGCGCCCATGGCCGCGAGGCGCTGTTCCGCGCCACCGACCATCCCTTCTGGATCGGCCGCCCGGTCGAGGTGCCGGGCTCGCGCCCGCTCGAATTCGAAGGATCCGGCGATATCGGTTCCAGCCTGATCGAATGGCCCGTCGGCCATACGATCAAATGCCTGTGCTTCTATCACCCGCACGATCCGCCGGCGCTCAAGGCCCGGCAGGAGCGCGAGCTGGTGCGCCTCCACGCCGCCGCGCGCACCGTCGGACGCGAACTGCTGGTGGAAATCATCGCCGGCAAGCACGGCCCGCTGGAGGACGACACGGTGTCGAGCGTCGTCGAGCGCCTCTACGCCATCGGCGTCAAGCCGGATTGGTGGAAGCTCGAGCCGCTGAAGACGGCCGCGGCCTGGCGGGCGGTCGGCGCGGCGATCGGCGACAACGATCCACTCTGCCGCGGTATCGTTCTGCTCGGGCTCGAAGCGCCGGAGCAGGATCTCGAGGCCGCCTTCGCCGTCGCCGTCGGGGAGCCGCGGGTCAAGGGCTTCGCGGTCGGCCGCACGATCTTCAACGATCCGGCGCGCGCCTGGCTGCGCGGCGCGCTCGACGATGATGGCGCCGTCGACGCCATGGCCGCGACATTCGGCCGGCTCGTCGCCGCGTGGCAGCGCGCAGCGGCCTCGCGATTGGGGTCGCAAGCGGCGGCCGCAAGCGCTATCCTGCGTCCGGCAGAAGGGTGA
- a CDS encoding CHC2 zinc finger domain-containing protein codes for MPDKFHDEPADAESHVKFLARKIVETVKPSDVISRAVQLRQQGHEWRGASPFSGQDSLFISDEHRFYICTVTLKQGDVIRWTMEQGEQAYEEAVRYLATRFLGVRAPL; via the coding sequence ATGCCTGACAAGTTCCACGACGAGCCGGCCGACGCCGAAAGCCATGTGAAGTTCCTGGCCCGGAAGATCGTCGAAACCGTCAAGCCCTCGGACGTGATCAGCCGGGCGGTGCAGTTGCGCCAGCAGGGTCATGAATGGCGCGGCGCTTCCCCCTTTTCCGGGCAGGACAGCCTTTTCATCTCGGATGAGCACCGGTTCTATATCTGCACGGTGACGCTGAAGCAGGGCGACGTCATCCGCTGGACGATGGAGCAAGGCGAGCAGGCTTACGAGGAGGCCGTCCGCTATCTCGCCACCCGCTTCTTGGGCGTGAGGGCTCCGCTATGA
- a CDS encoding DNA-packaging protein codes for MQTQRDGALFGRLADVLGNSWRMKARPEQIAPPGDWAVWALVAGRGFGKTRTGAEWVQEQVLMGAATRIALVAPTAADARDVMVEGESGLLAIAPKGMRPEYEPSRRRLTWPNGVIATTYSADEPERLRGPQFDAAWCDEVGSWRYLAAWDMLQFGLRLGDRPRAVVTTTPKPNRLLRELMKRAGEDVVITRGKTRDNAANLAAGFMKVITDRYAGTRLGRQELDGELLDDVPNCLWPFEVLERCRVDKTPQLIRVVVAVDPSGSNGEDGGDAQGIVVAGKGDDGKAYILADRTVKLSPDGWGKAVIAAFDQYKADKIVVEKNYGGEMCQHVIQTARKSAPIKLITATRGKAVRAEPVAALYEQGKVHHVVPIGSFDNPLADLEEEMRLTNTSGYQGPGSPNRMDALVWALTELMFGGHGPMIISDKLLELSRMPPAWRRAAG; via the coding sequence ATGCAGACGCAGCGTGATGGCGCGCTCTTCGGCAGGCTGGCCGATGTGCTCGGCAACTCCTGGCGCATGAAAGCCCGGCCGGAGCAGATTGCGCCCCCTGGCGATTGGGCCGTATGGGCGCTTGTCGCCGGCCGCGGGTTCGGCAAAACCAGGACCGGCGCCGAGTGGGTGCAAGAGCAAGTGCTGATGGGCGCCGCGACCCGCATAGCGCTTGTCGCCCCCACGGCAGCCGATGCCCGCGACGTCATGGTCGAAGGCGAAAGCGGGCTGCTCGCCATCGCTCCGAAGGGCATGCGTCCCGAATACGAGCCTTCCCGTCGCCGCCTGACATGGCCGAACGGCGTCATTGCGACGACCTACTCGGCAGACGAGCCGGAACGGCTCCGCGGGCCGCAGTTCGATGCGGCATGGTGCGACGAGGTTGGATCCTGGCGATACCTCGCGGCCTGGGACATGCTTCAGTTCGGCTTGCGTTTGGGAGACCGGCCTCGGGCCGTGGTGACGACGACGCCGAAACCGAACCGTCTGCTTCGCGAACTGATGAAGCGGGCGGGCGAAGATGTCGTGATCACGCGGGGCAAGACGCGGGACAATGCGGCGAACCTCGCCGCCGGCTTCATGAAGGTCATTACCGATCGGTATGCAGGAACTCGCCTTGGACGGCAGGAACTCGATGGCGAGTTGCTGGACGACGTGCCGAACTGTCTATGGCCGTTCGAAGTGCTGGAGCGCTGCCGGGTCGACAAGACGCCGCAGCTTATTCGGGTTGTGGTGGCCGTCGACCCGAGCGGCTCCAACGGTGAAGACGGGGGAGATGCGCAGGGCATCGTGGTAGCCGGCAAGGGTGACGATGGAAAAGCCTACATCCTGGCCGACCGCACCGTGAAACTGTCGCCGGACGGTTGGGGCAAGGCCGTAATCGCGGCCTTCGACCAGTACAAGGCCGACAAGATCGTCGTCGAGAAGAACTACGGCGGCGAGATGTGCCAGCACGTCATCCAGACCGCCCGCAAGAGCGCGCCGATCAAGCTCATAACGGCGACGAGAGGCAAGGCTGTCCGGGCCGAACCCGTGGCCGCTCTCTACGAACAGGGCAAGGTGCATCACGTCGTGCCCATCGGGAGCTTCGATAATCCCCTCGCCGATCTCGAAGAGGAAATGCGCCTCACGAATACGAGCGGATACCAAGGCCCCGGCTCACCGAACCGCATGGACGCACTCGTCTGGGCACTCACCGAACTCATGTTCGGCGGACACGGCCCAATGATCATTTCCGACAAACTCCTCGAACTGTCCCGGATGCCCCCCGCATGGCGGCGAGCCGCCGGCTGA
- the iolG gene encoding inositol 2-dehydrogenase: MIQIALLGAGRIGKIHGRNAARHPRARLVSVSDAHLPSAEALAAETGAAIRPIEEAIAAPDVDAVLICTPTTTHADLIEKAARAGKAVFCEKPVDLSSARIRACLDVVGKTGRPLMIGFNRRFDPNFADLKRRIGEGAIGEIELLTVISRDPAPPPISYIETSGGLFRDMMIHDLDLARFLLGEDPVEVHAVASALVDPAIGRAGDVDTAAVLLKTASGRIAQISNSRRATYGYDQRIEVHGSKGMIRAHNVPRTTVEVATQAGFLADPVQDFFLERYAEAYRLEMTAFLDAIAAGTMPSPSGEDGLKAQILADAATESAQMGQTVRV; this comes from the coding sequence ATGATTCAGATCGCACTTCTCGGTGCCGGCCGCATCGGAAAGATCCATGGCCGCAACGCAGCCCGGCACCCGCGCGCCAGGCTGGTGTCGGTTTCGGACGCGCACCTGCCTTCGGCCGAGGCGCTCGCGGCCGAAACCGGGGCGGCCATACGTCCGATCGAGGAGGCGATCGCGGCGCCCGATGTCGACGCGGTCCTGATCTGCACGCCGACCACCACCCATGCCGATCTCATCGAGAAAGCGGCACGGGCGGGCAAGGCGGTGTTCTGCGAGAAGCCCGTCGACCTGTCGTCGGCGCGCATCCGGGCGTGCCTGGACGTGGTCGGCAAGACCGGCAGGCCGCTGATGATCGGTTTCAATCGGCGGTTCGATCCGAATTTCGCCGATCTGAAGCGGCGGATCGGGGAGGGGGCGATCGGTGAGATCGAGCTGCTCACCGTCATTTCGCGCGACCCGGCGCCGCCGCCGATTTCCTACATCGAGACCTCGGGAGGCCTGTTCCGCGACATGATGATCCACGACCTCGATCTCGCGCGCTTCCTGCTGGGCGAAGACCCGGTGGAAGTCCATGCGGTGGCATCGGCCCTGGTGGACCCGGCCATCGGCAGGGCGGGGGATGTCGACACCGCCGCGGTGCTCCTCAAGACGGCATCGGGACGGATCGCGCAGATCTCCAATTCGCGCCGGGCCACCTATGGCTACGACCAGCGCATCGAGGTGCACGGCTCCAAGGGCATGATCCGCGCCCATAACGTGCCGCGCACCACCGTGGAGGTGGCGACGCAGGCCGGCTTCCTCGCCGATCCCGTGCAGGACTTCTTCCTCGAACGCTATGCGGAAGCCTATCGCCTGGAAATGACCGCCTTTCTCGATGCGATCGCCGCCGGAACGATGCCGAGCCCCTCCGGAGAGGACGGCTTGAAGGCGCAGATCCTCGCCGACGCCGCAACCGAATCGGCGCAGATGGGGCAGACCGTGCGGGTATAG
- a CDS encoding ribbon-helix-helix domain-containing protein, translating into MRSKIVKRSVVISGHNTSVTLEEGFWEALKEIADDRGTTPTQLIAAIDRDRSLNNLSSAIRVFVLENIRKE; encoded by the coding sequence TTGCGAAGCAAAATAGTCAAACGGTCTGTTGTGATCTCCGGCCACAATACGAGCGTCACCCTCGAAGAAGGCTTCTGGGAAGCTTTGAAAGAGATTGCCGATGACCGGGGCACCACGCCCACCCAGCTCATCGCCGCCATCGACCGGGACCGAAGCTTGAACAATCTTTCGTCGGCGATCCGGGTTTTCGTGTTGGAAAACATCCGCAAGGAATAG
- a CDS encoding AAA family ATPase, producing MNERSSKMGRPRAMPDNGMWREEQPPSPAPGQKPVSAKPAVEFKSAAAFCAEYTPLSYAIEPIVRSSSLYTLTAKTGAGKTAFLVVAALAIATGRPDILGLDVNRGRVAYLAFENPDDARMRFKVAAFLLNIDIDELSDDLVILDMRVKPEEVVTKLNAMAKQRPFSLVLVDTLAAFFDGDNINDNVQGGEFMRRVRPLTRIDGLPSVVVAAHPVKNAAEDNLVPYGGGAILNEVDGNLCLAKQPESGLVTLHWQGKLRGLEFKPAFFRFEITGSPDVLDAKGRQVQLPTMRPSAEEFAEERQAAEIDISIALLKAMLAEPAGTQAAWGAAIGRTKSIVNRKLQTLQRQKLVESTLGKWTITAKGKGALVEAK from the coding sequence GTGAACGAGAGAAGCAGCAAAATGGGCAGACCACGCGCCATGCCGGATAATGGGATGTGGCGCGAGGAACAGCCCCCATCGCCGGCGCCCGGGCAGAAACCCGTCTCGGCAAAGCCTGCCGTCGAATTCAAATCGGCGGCAGCGTTCTGCGCGGAGTATACGCCGCTCTCCTATGCGATAGAGCCGATCGTGCGCTCATCCTCGCTATACACGCTCACAGCCAAGACCGGGGCGGGCAAGACTGCGTTCCTTGTCGTCGCTGCCCTGGCAATCGCGACCGGGCGACCGGACATTCTCGGCCTCGATGTCAACCGGGGTCGCGTCGCCTACCTCGCATTCGAGAACCCCGACGACGCCAGGATGCGGTTCAAAGTCGCCGCCTTTCTGTTGAATATCGATATCGACGAGTTGAGCGACGATCTCGTCATCCTCGATATGCGCGTGAAGCCGGAAGAGGTTGTCACGAAGCTCAACGCCATGGCGAAACAGCGGCCGTTCTCGCTTGTCTTGGTCGACACGCTCGCGGCCTTTTTCGACGGCGACAATATCAACGACAACGTGCAGGGGGGCGAGTTCATGCGCCGCGTGCGTCCCCTCACTCGCATCGATGGCCTCCCGTCCGTTGTCGTCGCCGCTCACCCTGTCAAAAACGCCGCCGAAGACAATCTTGTCCCCTATGGTGGTGGCGCCATCCTCAACGAAGTCGACGGCAATCTCTGCCTCGCCAAACAGCCCGAAAGCGGTCTTGTCACCCTGCATTGGCAAGGAAAGCTCCGCGGTCTCGAGTTCAAGCCTGCCTTCTTTCGCTTCGAAATTACCGGCAGCCCCGACGTGCTCGACGCCAAGGGCCGGCAGGTGCAGCTACCCACCATGCGCCCCAGTGCCGAAGAGTTCGCCGAAGAGAGACAGGCCGCCGAGATCGACATCAGTATCGCTTTGCTGAAGGCCATGCTTGCCGAGCCAGCCGGGACACAAGCCGCGTGGGGCGCCGCGATCGGCCGGACGAAATCCATCGTCAACCGAAAGCTCCAAACGCTGCAAAGGCAGAAGCTCGTCGAGTCCACCTTGGGAAAATGGACCATTACCGCCAAGGGAAAAGGCGCCTTGGTAGAGGCAAAATGA
- a CDS encoding tyrosine-type recombinase/integrase, which yields MGNNLTQVAIDNLRPGPARREIPDGKVRGLYLVVQPARPDGERRLSWAFRYRINGKPAKFTIGPYLGDGLGLAEARKKAERLRAQVADGVDPASEKKETRKAAEEAGRAERDTVEKIASSFIDRYAKPNTRESSWREYERILNREVVPLWKKRSVQDIAKRDVIDLLDGIVDRGAPVQANRVLAVVRKLFNWCVERGILQISPCAGLKAPTGETSRDRVLSDIELRLVWNAAEGQGWPFGPLAQLLLLTGQRREEVAGMQWSEVDLDKALWTIPKERAKNGVAHEVPLSAPAVEILRKLPKISGKKGAVYVFTTTGETPVSGYAKAKRSLDKSILEALRRSAADAGGNADKIGEPERWTFHDLRRTMASGMARLGINLPVIEKILNHVSGSFGGIVGVYQRHSFSDEKRAALETWGRFVAQLVADTPTANVVPIRVAHHAQ from the coding sequence ATGGGTAACAACCTCACGCAGGTGGCTATCGACAATCTTCGTCCAGGCCCCGCTCGTCGCGAGATACCGGACGGAAAGGTGAGGGGGCTCTATCTGGTCGTTCAGCCCGCCCGGCCCGATGGCGAGCGGCGCCTCAGCTGGGCATTCCGCTATAGAATCAACGGCAAGCCGGCGAAGTTCACGATCGGTCCCTACCTGGGCGACGGGCTTGGCCTCGCCGAGGCGAGAAAGAAGGCCGAGCGCCTGCGCGCCCAGGTGGCGGATGGCGTCGATCCAGCGTCGGAGAAGAAAGAGACCCGGAAGGCTGCCGAGGAAGCAGGGCGGGCGGAAAGGGACACCGTCGAGAAGATCGCTTCGTCATTCATCGACCGATACGCGAAGCCGAATACGCGGGAATCGAGTTGGCGTGAATATGAGCGGATCCTCAATCGGGAGGTTGTGCCGCTTTGGAAGAAGCGCAGCGTCCAGGACATTGCGAAGCGTGACGTCATCGATCTGCTCGATGGGATCGTTGATCGTGGCGCACCGGTTCAGGCCAACCGCGTCCTGGCCGTGGTTCGTAAGCTTTTCAACTGGTGCGTGGAGCGCGGCATTTTGCAGATCTCGCCTTGCGCGGGGCTCAAGGCGCCCACCGGCGAAACCAGCCGTGACCGCGTGCTGTCCGATATCGAACTCCGCCTTGTCTGGAACGCCGCGGAGGGGCAGGGCTGGCCCTTCGGACCTCTTGCGCAGTTGCTGCTCTTGACCGGTCAGCGCCGCGAGGAAGTCGCGGGAATGCAATGGTCCGAGGTCGACTTGGACAAGGCGCTGTGGACCATTCCGAAAGAGCGAGCCAAGAACGGCGTTGCTCACGAGGTGCCACTGTCAGCGCCGGCCGTAGAGATCTTACGGAAGCTGCCGAAAATCTCAGGCAAGAAAGGCGCCGTTTACGTCTTCACGACCACGGGGGAGACGCCCGTCTCCGGCTACGCGAAGGCGAAGCGCTCGCTGGACAAATCCATCCTGGAGGCGCTCCGCAGGTCCGCGGCCGATGCCGGGGGAAATGCTGACAAGATCGGCGAGCCGGAGCGCTGGACCTTCCACGACCTTCGCAGGACGATGGCATCCGGCATGGCTCGACTGGGCATAAACCTCCCTGTGATCGAAAAAATCCTCAACCACGTCTCCGGTTCGTTCGGGGGAATCGTAGGGGTTTATCAGCGGCATTCGTTTTCGGATGAGAAGCGGGCGGCGCTAGAGACCTGGGGGCGGTTCGTTGCGCAACTGGTGGCCGACACGCCGACGGCCAATGTGGTGCCGATAAGGGTGGCGCATCATGCTCAATAG
- a CDS encoding ribbon-helix-helix domain-containing protein, with protein MKSNIIKRSVKIDGRSTSISLENAFWEELKRIAAEKNITTYRLVTDISVDSPHFNLSSAIRLFVLEHARRNRRAKAET; from the coding sequence GTGAAAAGTAACATTATCAAACGATCAGTGAAGATCGATGGACGCAGCACAAGCATCTCCCTTGAGAATGCGTTCTGGGAAGAGCTCAAGAGGATTGCGGCCGAGAAGAACATTACTACTTACCGGCTGGTCACCGACATAAGCGTCGACAGTCCGCATTTCAATTTGTCGTCCGCCATCCGGCTCTTCGTGCTGGAACACGCCCGCCGCAACCGGCGCGCCAAAGCGGAAACCTGA
- a CDS encoding MurR/RpiR family transcriptional regulator, producing MTEDDTRDFAEFSARLAERAEQLPKRLRQVAQFARDHPDEIALGTAASVAENAGVQASTLVRFAKTLGYAGFSDLQQVFLARLKKRFPDYRQRVALLRAGPDEGSLSGPLLNGFADAAVLSVERLRNAIDLSLVDAAIELLAGADIIHLVAARRLFPVTAYLAYAFGNLGQRCALLDHIGQLGREQMALAGPKDVVLAVSYAPYAPATIDLATIAAQRGNAIVAITDSPSSPLARLAAVRLDVEEADHGAFRSLAATFALAMTLAVGTAERKGRD from the coding sequence ATGACCGAGGACGACACGCGCGATTTTGCCGAATTCTCCGCGCGCCTCGCCGAACGGGCCGAACAATTGCCCAAACGCCTGCGCCAGGTCGCCCAATTCGCACGGGACCATCCCGATGAGATCGCGCTGGGAACGGCGGCTTCCGTCGCCGAGAATGCCGGCGTGCAGGCTTCGACCCTCGTGCGCTTCGCCAAGACGCTCGGCTATGCCGGCTTCTCCGATCTCCAGCAGGTGTTCCTGGCGCGCCTGAAGAAGCGCTTTCCCGACTACCGCCAGCGTGTTGCGCTGCTGCGTGCCGGCCCCGACGAAGGCTCCCTCTCCGGGCCGCTCCTCAACGGCTTCGCCGACGCCGCCGTCCTCTCGGTCGAACGCCTGCGCAACGCGATCGACCTCAGCCTGGTCGACGCGGCGATCGAACTTCTCGCCGGGGCAGACATCATCCACCTCGTCGCCGCCCGCCGCCTCTTCCCGGTGACGGCCTATCTCGCCTATGCCTTCGGAAATCTCGGCCAGCGCTGCGCGCTGCTCGATCATATCGGGCAACTCGGCCGCGAGCAGATGGCTCTGGCCGGGCCGAAGGACGTCGTCCTGGCCGTCAGCTATGCGCCCTACGCGCCTGCAACCATCGACCTCGCCACCATCGCTGCGCAGCGCGGCAATGCCATCGTCGCCATCACCGACAGTCCGTCCAGCCCGCTCGCGCGCCTCGCCGCCGTGCGCCTCGACGTGGAGGAGGCCGACCACGGCGCCTTCCGCTCGCTGGCCGCCACCTTCGCTCTCGCCATGACCCTTGCGGTCGGCACCGCCGAACGCAAGGGGCGGGACTGA
- a CDS encoding transcriptional coactivator p15/PC4 family protein: MDSPDRVVARVQKNSRDFICIMMRHFKGADFIDLRLFTENGDHEQIATKTGITIKPELLGKVIEGLRQAEALAVAEGLINA, from the coding sequence ATGGATAGTCCCGATCGCGTCGTCGCCCGCGTCCAGAAGAACAGTCGCGATTTCATCTGCATCATGATGCGGCACTTCAAAGGTGCCGATTTCATCGACCTGCGCTTGTTCACCGAGAATGGTGACCATGAGCAGATCGCAACGAAGACCGGCATCACGATCAAGCCTGAGCTTCTCGGCAAGGTGATCGAGGGGCTGCGCCAGGCTGAGGCGCTTGCCGTCGCGGAGGGCCTCATCAATGCCTGA